A DNA window from Macadamia integrifolia cultivar HAES 741 chromosome 4, SCU_Mint_v3, whole genome shotgun sequence contains the following coding sequences:
- the LOC122077523 gene encoding uncharacterized protein LOC122077523: MSSAFNRWARPEVYPLMGALGLVISVGAFQLYRNLRQNPEVMINKAQRASGVRENFEEGERYSENALRKHVRNRAPQIMPVMNSYFSDPKEN, encoded by the exons ATGTCTTCTGCTTTCAACAGATGGGCAAGGCCAGAG GTTTATCCATTGATGGGGGCACTAGGTCTGGTAATCTCAGTTGGGGCGTTTCAGCTCTATCGAAACCTTCGCCAAAACCCTGAGGTTAT GATAAATAAAGCGCAGAGAGCATCAGGGGTGCGTGAGAACTTTGAAGAGGGTGAGAGATACAGTGAGAATGCGCTTCGCAAACACGTACGAAACAGGGCTCCTCAGATCATGCCTGTCATGAACAGCTACTTCTCTGACCCCAAAGAGaactaa
- the LOC122077035 gene encoding glyceraldehyde-3-phosphate dehydrogenase, cytosolic, which translates to MGSGKIKIGINGFGRIGRLVARVALQRDDIELVAVNDPFITTDYMTYMFKYDSVHGQWKHHDVKVKDSKTLLFDEKPVSVFGVRNPDEIPWGETGAEFVVESTGVFTDKDKAAAHLKGGAKKVVISAPSKDAPMFVVGVNEHEYKPDINVVSNASCTTNCLAPLAKVINDRFGIVEGLMSTIHSITATQKTVDGPSSKDWRGGRAASFNIIPSSTGAAKAVGKVLPQLNGKLTGMSFRVPTVDVSVVDLTVRLEKAATYDQIKAAMKEESEGKLKGILGYTEDDVVSTDFIGDSRSSIFDAKAGIALNDRFVKLVSWYDNEWGYSTRVVDLIVHMANTK; encoded by the exons ATGG gTTCTGGAAAGATCAAGATCGGAATTAATG GATTTGGAAGGATCGGTCGTTTGGTTGCCAGAGTTGCTCTTCAGAGGGATGATATTGAGCTTGTAGCTGTTAATGATCCCTTCATCACTACTGATTATATG ACCTACATGTTCAAATATGACAGTGTTCACGGTCAATGGAAGCATCACGACGTCAAGGTTAAGGACTCGAAGACCCTTCTCTTCGATGAGAAGCCAGTGTCGGTTTTCGGTGTCAG GAACCCTGACGAGATCCCATGGGGTGAGACTGGTGCTGAGTTCGTCGTTGAGTCAACTGGAGTGTTCACAGACAAGGACAAAGCTGCTGCCCACTTGAAG GGTGGTGCCAAGAAGGTCGTCATTTCTGCCCCAAGCAAAGATGCCCCCATGTTTGTTGTGGGTGTCAATGAGCATGAATACAAACCTGACATTAACGTCGTCTCCAATGCTAGCTGCACCACAAACTGTCTTGCTCCCCTTGCCAAG GTTATCAACGACAGATTTGGCATTGTTGAGGGTCTCATGTCCACTATCCATTCCATCACAG CCACTCAGAAGACCGTTGATGGACCATCAAGTAAGGACTGGAGAGGAGGAAGAGCTGCTTCCTTCAACATCATCCCTAGCAGCACTGGAGCTGCCAAG GCTGTTGGGAAGGTTCTGCCACAATTGAACGGAAAATTGACTGGAATGTCCTTCCGTGTTCCCACTGTTGATGTCTCGGTGGTGGATCTCACAGTGAGGCTTGAGAAGGCGGCTACCTATGACCAGATCAAGGCTGCCATGAA GGAGGAGTCGGAGGGTAAGTTGAAGGGTATCTTGGGATACACCGAGGATGATGTGGTATCTACCGACTTTATTGGTGATAGCAG GTCGAGCATCTTTGATGCCAAGGCTGGAATTGCCCTGAACGATCGCTTTGTTAAGCTGGTCTCTTGGTATGACAACGAGTGGGGTTACAG CACTCGTGTGGTGGACTTGATCGTCCACATGGCCAACACCAAATGA